In one window of Deinococcus sonorensis KR-87 DNA:
- a CDS encoding dihydrofolate reductase family protein, with product MDDPSPAHSTPLTASFTSFAGRPHPAALERRPEQVTMRTLVLGMFVSLDGFVSGPNGEVDWIFRSGDDATDEWIVEHLWQAGALAMGRRSYAEMAGYWPTSDTPFAAPMNAIPKIVFTRRGLIDTPGGRLDPSRTRDPGASAGRDWTDPLVAQGDLRDEMARLKAQPGKDIRALGGASFAQALAAHRLIDEYHLLVAPVALGQGVPLFAGLTRPLDLQLVSTRVFAGGAVALIYRTPVEAPGDPGGPDLAAGNPAGTA from the coding sequence ATGGATGATCCATCACCCGCCCATTCCACGCCGCTGACGGCCAGCTTCACCTCCTTCGCCGGGCGGCCACATCCGGCCGCCCTGGAACGCCGACCAGAACAGGTGACCATGAGAACACTGGTGCTGGGCATGTTCGTCTCGCTCGATGGCTTCGTTAGCGGTCCCAACGGAGAGGTCGACTGGATCTTCCGGTCCGGCGATGACGCCACCGACGAATGGATCGTCGAGCACCTCTGGCAGGCGGGCGCCCTCGCCATGGGCCGCCGCTCCTACGCCGAGATGGCCGGCTACTGGCCGACCTCCGACACGCCCTTTGCGGCGCCGATGAACGCCATCCCCAAGATCGTGTTCACAAGGCGCGGCCTTATCGACACGCCGGGCGGCCGGCTGGACCCTTCACGCACGCGGGACCCGGGCGCGTCGGCCGGGCGCGACTGGACCGACCCGCTGGTCGCCCAGGGTGACCTGCGTGACGAAATGGCGCGGCTCAAGGCGCAGCCCGGCAAGGACATCCGGGCCCTCGGGGGGGCCAGCTTCGCCCAGGCCCTCGCCGCCCACCGGCTGATCGACGAATACCACCTGCTGGTGGCGCCGGTCGCCCTGGGACAGGGGGTGCCGCTGTTCGCCGGACTGACCCGCCCACTCGACCTGCAGCTCGTGAGCACCAGGGTTTTCGCTGGCGGCGCGGTGGCGCTGATCTACCGGACCCCGGTGGAAGCGCCGGGTGACCCGGGAGGGCCCGACCTGGCCGCGGGCAACCCGGCCGGAACGGCCTGA
- a CDS encoding MerR family transcriptional regulator, with amino-acid sequence MNEHTKTWRIGELAVQAGITVRTLHHYDRLGLLSPATRTSGSHRCYTADDVARLQRIIALRSCGLTLQETAAVLQGDAGGGVADLLRRQLDVVNERARQAVDLQARLRGILNRLERNIEPSIDDLLRLIEDTTRLNTPWTAEQVARLRAARALDSAAFAALNEQRRQVWGTLTGDEQTRRVEQRRAAVSASGDTRS; translated from the coding sequence GTGAACGAGCACACCAAGACCTGGCGCATCGGGGAGTTGGCCGTGCAGGCCGGCATCACGGTGCGGACGCTGCACCACTACGACCGGCTCGGGCTGCTGTCCCCAGCCACCCGCACGTCGGGCAGCCACCGCTGCTACACCGCAGACGATGTCGCTCGATTGCAGCGCATCATCGCGCTGCGCAGCTGTGGATTGACGTTGCAGGAAACCGCGGCGGTCCTGCAGGGCGACGCCGGCGGTGGCGTGGCCGACCTGCTGCGCCGCCAGCTGGACGTGGTCAACGAACGCGCCCGGCAGGCGGTCGATCTGCAGGCACGTCTGCGGGGCATCCTCAACCGGCTCGAACGCAACATCGAACCGTCGATCGACGACCTGCTGCGACTGATCGAGGACACCACCCGCCTGAACACCCCCTGGACGGCCGAGCAGGTGGCGCGGCTCAGGGCAGCCCGGGCGCTGGATTCCGCCGCGTTCGCCGCTCTGAACGAGCAGCGGCGTCAAGTCTGGGGGACGCTGACCGGAGACGAGCAGACCCGGCGGGTGGAGCAGCGGCGCGCCGCGGTGTCCGCCTCGGGCGACACGAGGAGCTGA
- a CDS encoding nuclear transport factor 2 family protein, with protein MTPTALHRWLDDTQIIRAIGRYFRALDEQEFADATFRQILTADARVIRPNGDVMTGVASIVNSHARSFARFEASQHLLTDHAVDVDGDAASVRANLVAIHLWKGRPAAATLLERSFSAGGVIRASMRRTSEGWRIAELSNRVLWRAGDFGTMLDTR; from the coding sequence ATGACGCCCACCGCGCTTCACCGGTGGCTTGACGACACGCAGATCATCCGGGCCATCGGCCGGTACTTCCGGGCCCTGGACGAGCAGGAGTTCGCCGACGCCACCTTTCGGCAGATCCTCACGGCCGACGCCCGGGTCATCCGCCCGAACGGAGACGTGATGACCGGTGTGGCGAGCATCGTGAACAGCCACGCCCGCAGCTTCGCCCGCTTCGAGGCGTCCCAGCACCTCCTGACCGACCACGCCGTCGACGTGGACGGCGACGCCGCGAGTGTGCGCGCCAACCTGGTCGCGATCCACCTCTGGAAGGGCCGCCCGGCCGCCGCGACCCTGCTCGAGCGCTCCTTCTCTGCGGGCGGCGTCATCCGCGCGTCCATGAGACGCACATCGGAGGGGTGGCGCATCGCGGAGCTGAGCAACCGCGTGCTCTGGCGCGCCGGCGACTTCGGGACGATGCTGGACACGCGGTGA